In a single window of the Hoyosella subflava DQS3-9A1 genome:
- a CDS encoding alpha-(1->3)-arabinofuranosyltransferase domain-containing protein: protein MPRRGLFLAFGVALLLSFAQSPGLIVADTKLDLSVDPQGFLGRAAHLWSSLSPFGQVQNQAYGYFFPHGAFFVVLDSVGIPAWVAQRLWWALLLTAGFWGIIRVAEALGIGSRPSRVIAATAFALSPRVLTTIGAISSETTPMMLAPWALLPVILALGGTSRRPLWQLAAGSALAVACMGAINAVATAGGAALALLWWIAHRPNRRWLTFTAWWVPFGLMATLWWVIPLFLMGAVSPPFLDYIESAGTTTRWTSLVEVLRGTDSWAPFVSPDRVAGAALVTQPVTVLATGAVAAAGLAGLCMRGMPAKGRLVFILVVGLAGIGAGYAGDLGSPIADQVRAFLDGSGAPLRNVHKIEPLIRLPIVLGIAHLLGRVPLPGAVRSDEWRTAFARPERHPLVAVGTLTIIALVVATSVAWTGKLAPRGAYSEIPDHWEQAAVWLADNSGDGATADRALVVPASPFGSQTWGLTRDEPLQPLTQTPWGVRDVIPLIPPGGIRSLDAMQRVLADGRSSPGLAPALLAQGYRYLVVRNDLDPETSRTVPPLLVRQSLQTSPGFEKVAEFGDSGDAAARNTAVRGAGLRVPLPAVEIYRVTVGSEWPSGPYLVDSDAVPIVQGGPESLVRINERPETDGAPVPILISSDAERAELPIGGVTVTDTPRARETDFGRVDHQRSAVLAPEDPRRTQNRVPDYAASAPLIVAESEGASVTVSSSAGDAAQLGAVQPGRGPASAVDGNPDTSWLSSTFQAAVGQWLRLDFPEPLERVLLRVTTSPEAIGPTVRVLDVTTPNGSTTAIVESPGEPVTVAVPAGPTDWVRITARSTDTGTRGDQFGIANVAVEANGREVPVRRIQTLPPLTTQAPVTAWELGQEFPGRRACVDGPDQVLCAPDLALAPEEAGELNRRIVVEEPVEVTPEMTVRAVPGDGLDELLTDESALSVEGASSIDDPRGNAFAAADGDPTTVWYAPLGSTPADDARPSLTLRLPEPEMVRAVRITPAAGPAPARPTEVRVSNGNSAVTASLRAGEDSVIEMEPRVTSSVTVTLTDWEQVRTPDLFGWSPVMPPGLAELAVLGEDDEIPVQRADEDRIIEIGCENGPQVTSGTASVPMSISARASQLRAGAPVPAELCGEETLSLPAGQVEVTADPGSPFIVDTLTLAAEPTAPGAVTAVAPAVVNWEETQRTVAIPAADTDRILGVPESYNEAWIATDSNGTVLTPVPVNGWQQGWIVPSGVSGEVTLTFGYDQIYRTALFGGLLLLVPLIFLTVIPTRPARPREAATPWRPHLIAPFGALIAVYVIAGPVGTAIAALLAAAAVAVTKRWGPATASRLLTGISALAMGSAAAALSTGPWRAPSGYLGHSGWLQLLAFLAVTAVVIAALPPWRRGSGST from the coding sequence TTGCCGCGGCGTGGGCTGTTTCTTGCGTTCGGCGTTGCTCTGCTTCTCAGTTTCGCGCAGTCGCCTGGCCTGATTGTTGCAGACACCAAGCTTGACCTTTCGGTCGATCCACAGGGCTTTCTCGGTCGCGCGGCACACTTGTGGAGCAGTCTGTCACCCTTCGGCCAGGTACAGAATCAGGCTTACGGCTATTTCTTCCCCCACGGTGCATTCTTTGTTGTGCTCGATTCCGTGGGCATCCCCGCCTGGGTGGCACAGCGACTGTGGTGGGCGCTCCTCCTTACGGCGGGATTCTGGGGGATCATCCGTGTTGCGGAAGCTCTAGGGATCGGCAGCCGCCCCTCGCGTGTCATCGCCGCGACAGCGTTTGCGCTGTCACCCCGTGTGCTGACGACCATCGGAGCGATCTCGTCGGAGACCACACCAATGATGCTCGCTCCGTGGGCGCTGCTCCCCGTGATACTCGCTCTTGGCGGGACATCACGTCGTCCGCTGTGGCAGCTCGCAGCTGGGTCCGCTCTCGCGGTGGCATGCATGGGCGCGATCAATGCGGTCGCGACGGCGGGCGGCGCCGCGCTCGCTCTGCTCTGGTGGATTGCCCATCGCCCGAATCGGCGCTGGCTCACATTCACCGCATGGTGGGTTCCGTTTGGCCTGATGGCGACCCTGTGGTGGGTGATCCCGCTCTTCCTCATGGGGGCGGTAAGTCCACCGTTCCTGGACTATATCGAGTCAGCGGGGACGACGACGCGCTGGACATCGCTGGTCGAGGTGCTGCGCGGAACCGACAGCTGGGCACCGTTCGTGTCACCCGACCGGGTCGCTGGAGCAGCCCTTGTGACGCAACCGGTGACCGTGCTGGCAACCGGCGCTGTCGCGGCAGCTGGGCTAGCTGGCTTGTGTATGCGAGGTATGCCAGCGAAAGGGCGGCTCGTCTTCATCTTGGTTGTCGGCCTCGCCGGCATTGGGGCGGGTTACGCCGGGGATCTCGGCTCCCCCATTGCGGATCAGGTCCGCGCGTTCCTCGATGGCAGCGGTGCGCCGCTGCGAAACGTTCACAAGATCGAGCCGCTGATCAGGTTACCGATCGTGCTTGGAATTGCGCACTTGCTCGGACGCGTGCCGCTCCCGGGTGCGGTCCGGAGCGACGAGTGGCGGACTGCCTTCGCCCGCCCGGAGCGTCACCCCCTCGTCGCGGTCGGCACGTTGACAATCATTGCTCTCGTCGTGGCCACTTCTGTGGCGTGGACAGGGAAGCTCGCGCCGCGGGGCGCATACAGCGAGATTCCTGACCATTGGGAGCAGGCGGCCGTCTGGCTCGCTGACAACTCAGGAGACGGTGCTACAGCAGACCGCGCACTGGTCGTTCCCGCGTCACCGTTCGGGTCGCAGACTTGGGGCCTGACGCGCGATGAACCACTCCAGCCGCTCACTCAGACCCCATGGGGAGTGCGGGATGTGATCCCGCTGATTCCGCCCGGTGGCATCAGGTCGCTCGACGCCATGCAGCGGGTTCTGGCCGACGGCCGGTCGTCCCCTGGGCTTGCACCGGCACTGCTCGCTCAAGGGTATCGCTACCTTGTCGTTAGAAATGATCTTGATCCCGAAACGTCGCGCACGGTTCCCCCCCTTCTGGTTAGGCAGTCGCTACAGACTTCTCCGGGGTTCGAGAAGGTCGCCGAATTCGGTGACTCTGGCGACGCTGCGGCGCGCAACACGGCGGTGCGTGGCGCGGGGTTGCGTGTTCCGCTCCCCGCGGTGGAGATCTACCGCGTCACGGTGGGGAGCGAATGGCCATCAGGGCCGTACCTGGTTGACAGTGATGCCGTCCCGATCGTTCAAGGTGGCCCAGAGAGCCTCGTCCGGATTAACGAAAGACCGGAAACGGACGGCGCGCCGGTGCCCATTCTGATCAGCAGCGACGCTGAACGTGCCGAGCTTCCGATCGGCGGGGTGACCGTCACCGACACCCCGCGAGCCCGCGAGACCGACTTCGGCAGGGTAGACCACCAGCGCTCAGCGGTGCTCGCGCCTGAGGACCCGCGCCGTACCCAGAACCGGGTCCCCGACTATGCCGCGAGTGCCCCGCTCATCGTCGCCGAGTCCGAAGGCGCGAGTGTCACCGTTTCCTCCTCAGCGGGCGACGCCGCCCAGCTTGGTGCCGTGCAGCCCGGGCGTGGGCCGGCGTCTGCGGTGGACGGAAATCCCGACACATCGTGGCTGAGCAGCACTTTTCAGGCTGCGGTGGGACAGTGGCTGCGCCTGGATTTCCCCGAACCGCTGGAGCGGGTCCTGTTACGAGTTACGACGAGCCCGGAGGCGATTGGCCCGACCGTACGGGTACTCGACGTGACTACGCCAAACGGGTCGACAACCGCAATCGTCGAGTCCCCGGGAGAACCGGTCACTGTCGCAGTCCCCGCGGGTCCTACTGACTGGGTTCGCATTACTGCGCGAAGCACCGACACTGGAACGCGGGGGGATCAGTTCGGCATCGCGAACGTCGCAGTAGAAGCCAACGGTCGTGAGGTCCCCGTTCGCCGTATCCAGACACTGCCCCCACTAACCACCCAGGCTCCAGTCACCGCCTGGGAATTGGGTCAGGAGTTTCCGGGCAGGCGTGCCTGCGTTGACGGACCAGACCAGGTCCTGTGCGCGCCGGACTTAGCCCTCGCCCCCGAAGAAGCAGGCGAATTGAACCGCCGTATCGTTGTCGAAGAGCCGGTCGAAGTGACCCCAGAGATGACGGTCCGCGCTGTCCCCGGCGATGGGCTCGATGAGCTTCTCACGGACGAGAGCGCCCTTTCCGTCGAAGGCGCCAGCAGCATCGACGATCCTCGCGGGAACGCGTTCGCTGCGGCAGACGGTGACCCGACTACGGTGTGGTACGCCCCCCTGGGGTCAACTCCCGCCGATGACGCGCGGCCCAGCCTTACGCTGCGACTCCCTGAGCCTGAGATGGTGCGGGCCGTCCGGATCACGCCCGCTGCCGGTCCGGCCCCCGCACGACCGACAGAAGTCCGGGTCAGTAACGGAAATAGCGCTGTCACGGCAAGTTTGCGCGCGGGCGAAGACTCGGTCATCGAGATGGAACCACGCGTCACGAGCAGTGTCACTGTGACGCTGACCGACTGGGAACAGGTCCGAACACCGGATCTGTTCGGCTGGTCTCCTGTCATGCCACCGGGTCTCGCTGAGCTAGCGGTTCTCGGTGAAGACGATGAAATCCCTGTCCAGCGAGCTGATGAAGACCGAATCATCGAAATCGGTTGTGAGAACGGCCCCCAAGTAACGTCAGGCACTGCGAGTGTCCCGATGTCAATTTCGGCTAGGGCTTCCCAGCTTCGAGCCGGAGCCCCTGTACCCGCCGAACTGTGCGGGGAAGAGACACTTTCCCTGCCCGCAGGCCAGGTAGAAGTCACGGCAGACCCCGGCTCGCCTTTCATCGTCGACACTCTGACGCTCGCTGCCGAACCTACGGCACCAGGCGCAGTCACGGCCGTCGCACCTGCCGTTGTGAACTGGGAAGAAACGCAACGTACCGTGGCGATCCCGGCTGCCGACACAGACCGGATCCTCGGTGTGCCGGAAAGCTACAACGAGGCGTGGATAGCCACGGATTCCAATGGGACGGTCCTGACCCCGGTGCCGGTCAACGGGTGGCAGCAGGGCTGGATCGTGCCGTCCGGGGTTTCCGGCGAGGTCACGCTGACCTTCGGCTACGACCAGATATACCGCACGGCACTATTTGGTGGCCTCCTCCTCCTTGTGCCGCTCATCTTCCTGACTGTGATACCCACACGTCCCGCTCGTCCCAGGGAAGCGGCTACGCCGTGGAGGCCGCACCTCATCGCCCCGTTCGGCGCACTCATCGCTGTCTACGTCATCGCGGGCCCGGTCGGGACAGCCATCGCCGCGCTTCTGGCGGCCGCCGCCGTCGCCGTGACGAAGCGTTGGGGACCCGCTACCGCTTCTCGCCTCCTCACGGGGATTTCCGCGCTGGCAATGGGCTCCGCAGCAGCGGCACTCTCCACCGGCCCGTGGCGTGCCCCGTCGGGCTACCTGGGCCATTCGGGGTGGCTTCAGTTGCTGGCCTTTCTAGCCGTCACCGCTGTCGTGATCGCAGCCTTGCCGCCCTGGCGGCGAGGCTCCGGCAGCACGTGA
- a CDS encoding acyltransferase family protein — MKVKQQERSPDLRPAVAGSAGFLPAFEGMRGAAALGVLLTHVAFQTGEVTDTVLGRVWGRFDLSVALFFALSGYLLWRPHSRAARGFSDPPRIARYVRHRLVRIMPAYLVVVILVLVLLPEARTSNMQVWFANLTLTQVYTPFTLVEGLTQMWSLSVEMAFYLALPLIAVLLTRLRGRYAGWRIPVILLTAAVSLSWKYVPIETAAGVHHDNWLPGYLSWFAAGMVLAELAVAPAPAIVRIVRARFVMPLAALTAFAVAVSPLAGPPGLVELHPREYAVKIFCGAMLGFALLAPIALAEPGHRHRILASPAGLMVGRWSYGIFLWHVAILMVAFPILGVPAFSGYMIPVLAVTVALSLAVASVSYALVEEPSRRALRGWEARKKERSERSSVVRAGHVLPEPRRQGGKAAITTAVTARKASN; from the coding sequence ATGAAGGTCAAGCAGCAGGAGCGCAGCCCCGATTTACGGCCTGCGGTCGCGGGGTCAGCGGGTTTCTTGCCCGCTTTCGAAGGGATGCGCGGCGCCGCTGCGCTCGGCGTGCTGCTCACCCACGTTGCATTCCAGACCGGTGAAGTTACCGATACGGTCCTGGGCCGAGTGTGGGGGAGATTCGATCTTTCGGTCGCCCTGTTCTTCGCGCTTTCCGGGTACCTGCTGTGGCGGCCGCATTCGCGTGCGGCGCGGGGCTTTTCGGATCCGCCACGAATTGCCCGATATGTCCGCCATCGGCTGGTTCGCATCATGCCGGCCTATCTCGTGGTGGTCATTCTTGTCCTGGTGCTGCTCCCCGAGGCGCGTACGTCGAACATGCAGGTGTGGTTCGCCAACCTGACGCTCACGCAGGTGTACACGCCTTTCACTCTCGTCGAGGGCCTCACGCAGATGTGGAGCCTGTCGGTGGAGATGGCGTTTTATCTCGCGCTGCCCCTCATCGCTGTCCTGCTTACACGGCTGCGCGGACGGTACGCGGGTTGGCGAATACCCGTGATTCTTCTCACGGCCGCCGTCAGCCTCTCCTGGAAGTATGTGCCGATCGAAACAGCCGCCGGGGTGCACCACGACAATTGGCTCCCGGGTTATCTGTCGTGGTTCGCTGCGGGGATGGTCCTGGCTGAACTGGCCGTGGCGCCCGCACCCGCGATTGTCAGGATCGTTCGCGCGCGGTTTGTGATGCCGCTAGCTGCGCTTACCGCGTTCGCGGTCGCGGTCTCGCCACTTGCAGGTCCACCAGGCCTGGTGGAGCTGCACCCCCGCGAGTACGCGGTGAAGATCTTCTGCGGAGCAATGCTCGGTTTCGCGCTGCTTGCACCGATCGCTCTTGCGGAACCTGGCCACAGGCATCGCATTCTCGCGAGCCCCGCCGGGCTCATGGTAGGGCGGTGGTCCTACGGGATCTTCCTCTGGCACGTCGCGATTCTGATGGTGGCGTTCCCGATTCTGGGCGTCCCAGCGTTCTCCGGTTACATGATTCCCGTGCTCGCAGTGACGGTGGCGCTGTCTCTGGCGGTCGCGTCGGTGAGCTACGCGCTGGTCGAAGAACCGTCACGCCGCGCGCTGCGCGGATGGGAAGCACGAAAAAAGGAACGCAGCGAGCGGTCCTCGGTCGTACGCGCGGGTCACGTGCTGCCGGAGCCTCGCCGCCAGGGCGGCAAGGCTGCGATCACGACAGCGGTGACGGCTAGAAAGGCCAGCAACTGA
- a CDS encoding DUF3068 domain-containing protein has product MTSRLGGSQRLIASVLVGLGVFLLVSAVLLPLYTIPKLKKLPLDYEAVQVSEGTGEFLDAAALLSGDGEDAVDADIPLRQQLYVTVEDPADSDVATLQGGLTLLRADTTPGRGLLSASIDRVTVDRSTALPTNDPAGSLQTDRERPAEALPRDGLQYKFPYGAGKRSYPFFDVMSRSTTEIDFVDETSIDGVTVYHYQQELEPVDLFRATRDQTNRVGLTRDVWGVSEEGDADGGEILFMNRFSTTTRDLWVEPASGVIVDSREQVTQFFGTGPDDVAVPVISYDTRYTDSTVSSMLSIAQKERDRVGLVWSVGPVSVAAPWLVGFFGLLTAGFGILMGISASRRDESAAEPGETEGETAVEDEAAADDDPAVSLYMPHEDTQHREIDDIDTTEFESSRHETP; this is encoded by the coding sequence ATGACATCACGCCTTGGGGGCTCGCAGCGTTTGATCGCGTCCGTGCTCGTGGGCCTCGGCGTTTTCCTCCTTGTCAGCGCTGTACTGCTTCCGCTCTACACGATCCCGAAACTCAAGAAGCTGCCCCTCGACTACGAAGCAGTTCAGGTGTCAGAGGGGACCGGGGAATTCCTCGATGCGGCGGCGTTGCTGTCGGGTGACGGGGAGGACGCAGTCGACGCGGACATCCCACTTCGTCAGCAGTTGTACGTCACAGTCGAAGATCCAGCGGACAGTGATGTCGCGACGCTGCAGGGCGGCCTGACCCTCTTGCGCGCAGACACGACGCCCGGGCGAGGTCTTCTTAGCGCGAGCATCGACCGGGTCACTGTCGATCGCTCTACTGCGCTGCCGACTAATGACCCTGCGGGGTCGCTCCAGACAGACCGGGAGCGACCCGCTGAGGCACTTCCACGTGACGGCCTGCAGTACAAGTTCCCTTACGGCGCGGGAAAGCGGAGCTACCCATTCTTTGATGTGATGTCGCGGTCAACCACAGAAATCGACTTTGTCGACGAAACATCGATCGACGGTGTGACCGTGTATCACTATCAGCAGGAACTTGAGCCGGTAGATCTCTTCCGGGCAACAAGAGACCAGACGAACCGAGTCGGCCTTACCCGCGATGTCTGGGGTGTCAGCGAAGAGGGCGACGCTGATGGCGGTGAAATCCTGTTCATGAATCGGTTCTCAACGACCACGCGCGATCTGTGGGTTGAACCGGCGAGCGGTGTCATTGTCGATTCGCGCGAGCAGGTCACTCAGTTCTTCGGCACCGGCCCGGACGATGTCGCGGTACCGGTCATCTCTTACGACACCCGATACACCGACAGCACAGTGAGCAGCATGCTCTCGATTGCGCAGAAAGAACGTGACCGGGTGGGGCTCGTGTGGAGTGTCGGTCCCGTCTCCGTTGCCGCTCCCTGGCTTGTTGGATTCTTCGGGCTGCTGACGGCTGGCTTCGGAATACTCATGGGCATCTCCGCGTCACGCCGCGACGAGTCTGCCGCAGAGCCCGGGGAGACTGAGGGTGAAACAGCAGTCGAAGATGAAGCCGCCGCAGACGACGATCCTGCTGTTTCGCTGTACATGCCGCATGAGGACACACAGCATCGCGAAATCGACGACATCGACACCACTGAGTTCGAGTCTTCAAGGCATGAGACCCCCTGA
- a CDS encoding NAD(P)/FAD-dependent oxidoreductase, translating to MTVEDRVVVVGAGISGLVAARQLQRAGLSAVVYEASDEVGGRIRTDIVDGFQLDRGFQVLLPAYPELRRQASLTDLKLRAFTQGAAAATEDGLRWLAGPWHGRSALKGSVSFALRYPAAAVALSALAARDAVAPASWLRRPIPRSTGEELRRWGVSRGAIEEVMRPFLAGVFLDPALETPARQFHLIWRCFMRGGGSVPADGMQALPRQLAADLTEGSVITGAEVDEITESGVRLRSGEDVSAATVIVATDGSTAARLLPEVAAPQWHAVTTFYYRAPNTVFDSPTLLVDGRSELLLNTVVLSDAAPEYAPPGEALVVASVPGHADESLESAVRQRLGELYGSTRGWELLATYPIPRALPVSNPNQSLRQSVRVRPGRYVCGDHRDTSSIQGALVSGRRAATAVLKDRGMLPQ from the coding sequence GTGACTGTAGAGGACCGCGTGGTTGTCGTCGGGGCCGGCATTTCGGGTCTCGTGGCGGCGAGACAATTGCAGCGTGCAGGGCTGTCGGCTGTGGTGTACGAGGCGAGTGATGAGGTGGGCGGCCGGATCCGCACCGATATCGTTGACGGGTTCCAGCTCGATCGCGGGTTTCAGGTTTTGTTGCCGGCATATCCTGAACTACGCCGGCAGGCAAGCCTCACCGATCTGAAATTGCGTGCCTTCACGCAGGGAGCCGCAGCCGCCACAGAAGACGGTCTACGCTGGCTAGCTGGACCGTGGCACGGGCGGTCGGCGCTCAAAGGCAGTGTCTCATTTGCCCTTCGCTACCCAGCGGCTGCCGTAGCGCTTTCGGCCCTGGCGGCGCGGGACGCGGTCGCTCCAGCATCCTGGCTGCGTCGCCCGATCCCTCGCAGCACGGGCGAGGAGCTGCGGCGATGGGGAGTATCCCGAGGCGCCATCGAGGAAGTCATGCGGCCTTTTCTGGCCGGAGTATTCCTCGATCCGGCGCTCGAGACTCCAGCGCGGCAGTTCCACCTGATCTGGCGATGCTTCATGCGCGGCGGCGGCTCTGTCCCCGCCGATGGCATGCAGGCGCTCCCACGGCAATTGGCTGCCGATCTCACGGAAGGCTCAGTGATCACTGGCGCCGAGGTGGACGAAATCACCGAATCTGGTGTCCGTCTGCGAAGCGGGGAGGACGTTTCCGCAGCCACTGTCATTGTCGCGACCGACGGCAGCACCGCCGCTCGTCTCTTGCCGGAGGTTGCTGCTCCGCAATGGCATGCGGTCACCACTTTCTACTACCGCGCGCCGAACACCGTCTTCGATTCGCCGACCCTGCTGGTCGACGGTCGAAGCGAGCTTCTGCTTAACACAGTTGTGCTCAGCGATGCTGCCCCGGAGTACGCCCCGCCGGGGGAGGCGCTGGTGGTCGCGTCGGTACCGGGGCACGCAGATGAGTCGCTCGAGTCGGCCGTGCGTCAGCGGCTGGGCGAGCTATACGGCTCCACCCGCGGGTGGGAATTGCTCGCCACCTATCCGATTCCGCGCGCATTACCCGTCTCGAATCCGAACCAGAGCTTGCGGCAGTCCGTTCGGGTGCGGCCGGGCCGATACGTCTGCGGCGATCACCGCGATACTAGTTCGATCCAGGGAGCGTTAGTCTCGGGCCGCCGCGCGGCGACTGCGGTCCTGAAAGACCGCGGGATGCTACCGCAGTAG
- a CDS encoding polysaccharide biosynthesis protein, giving the protein MNVASQRSAVVAGVSVVAAGSMTANAAAYLLHLPASRWLGPAGYSEFASLLAAQLIIAVPALALQMVIAREVVTSRLAGRDRTPQLRQLGYANAVLVATIAVLLVPVTAAVLNTSLVAAAAALLAAPVLVLLATEQGLLQGQQRFGELAVVLAGAGVARVAPAVVALALGGGPAVALAAAALGAAVAAACANMLVRRGTAVEGDGLVRDSDMRRLSVMTVLRASHIQLAIVVFTSLDLVIARVVFEDTVAGQYALGAVAAKVAFWLPHAVGIVIFPRMANPALTKSAVRFIVVVLAGLGVAMVAGAALLAPIVPFLVGEDYRPIVGLLWLFAAQGAILAILQGILLSAIARDRTAVSFVVWAGLGVEAVLLLTLPLTITSFLIVAICCATGTTGVALATVIASLRR; this is encoded by the coding sequence ATGAATGTGGCCTCCCAGCGAAGTGCGGTAGTCGCTGGGGTGTCCGTTGTCGCGGCCGGCTCGATGACGGCGAATGCTGCCGCCTACCTACTGCATCTGCCTGCGAGCAGATGGCTCGGCCCGGCGGGATACAGCGAGTTCGCGAGCCTACTGGCGGCGCAGCTCATTATCGCCGTGCCGGCCCTGGCCCTTCAAATGGTCATCGCTCGTGAGGTCGTCACCTCGAGACTCGCTGGCCGGGACCGCACTCCTCAGCTGCGGCAGCTCGGATATGCGAATGCCGTACTTGTGGCGACAATCGCGGTTCTGCTGGTTCCAGTGACCGCCGCTGTGCTCAATACATCGCTTGTCGCCGCCGCTGCGGCTCTGCTTGCGGCACCGGTCCTGGTGCTGCTGGCAACCGAGCAGGGACTCCTGCAAGGCCAGCAGCGGTTCGGTGAACTCGCGGTGGTGCTGGCAGGCGCGGGTGTAGCTCGGGTTGCACCGGCTGTAGTGGCGCTCGCTCTAGGGGGCGGGCCAGCGGTCGCGCTTGCCGCTGCAGCGCTGGGGGCCGCCGTTGCGGCTGCATGCGCGAATATGCTGGTCCGGAGGGGGACCGCCGTCGAGGGGGACGGACTGGTTCGAGACAGCGACATGCGCCGCCTCAGCGTAATGACAGTGCTGCGCGCGTCGCACATCCAGCTGGCAATCGTCGTTTTCACTTCGCTGGACCTCGTGATCGCCAGAGTGGTTTTCGAAGACACCGTTGCGGGCCAGTACGCGCTGGGGGCGGTTGCAGCCAAAGTGGCCTTCTGGTTACCCCACGCGGTGGGCATAGTGATTTTCCCGCGGATGGCGAACCCTGCGCTCACCAAATCAGCTGTGCGCTTCATCGTCGTCGTCCTCGCGGGGCTCGGAGTTGCGATGGTTGCCGGGGCGGCACTGCTGGCTCCGATCGTCCCGTTCCTTGTGGGGGAGGACTATCGGCCGATAGTCGGTCTGCTGTGGCTGTTCGCGGCTCAGGGCGCGATCCTGGCGATCCTGCAGGGGATTCTCCTGTCGGCTATCGCCCGTGACCGCACAGCAGTGTCCTTCGTTGTGTGGGCCGGCCTTGGTGTCGAGGCGGTCCTGCTGCTGACACTGCCCCTCACGATCACCTCGTTCTTGATCGTCGCGATTTGCTGCGCTACGGGGACAACTGGCGTTGCGCTGGCGACGGTGATCGCCTCACTCCGGCGGTGA
- a CDS encoding glycosyltransferase family 4 protein: MREVLLLCWRDTRHPLGGGSERYLEEVGAALAARGVRVTLRTSRYRGSARSEIRDGMFISRGGGRLTVYPRALLAILAGRLGFGPLKTVRPDVVIDTQNGVPFFARLIAAVPVILLVHHCHREQWPVAGKLLGKLGWWIESWLSPRVHQASQYLTVSLPSAEELGGLGVSPDRIAVVRAGADAIPPSVQIGSVRTRSAEPRLCVLSRLVPHKQIEDALHAVARLRTTHPDVQLDVIGDGWWMQPLRDSVRELGIESSVTFHGHVSEARKHELLSRSWVHVMPSRKEGWGLAVIEAAQHGVPTVGYATSKGLTDSVIDGVTGHLVATPAELTEAIESLFVDAPRRLFMGEKARIRASEFSWDLCADGVLTVLESAAAGKPIAGIVNTAPSELADAARSA; encoded by the coding sequence TTGCGGGAAGTACTGCTGTTGTGCTGGCGAGACACTCGCCACCCGCTGGGTGGGGGGAGCGAACGCTACCTCGAAGAAGTCGGCGCCGCTCTCGCCGCGCGAGGTGTCCGCGTGACGTTGCGCACGTCACGGTATCGAGGTTCCGCTCGTTCTGAGATCCGCGACGGCATGTTCATCAGCCGTGGCGGTGGCCGCCTGACTGTTTACCCGCGCGCGTTGCTCGCGATCCTTGCGGGACGCCTCGGCTTTGGACCACTCAAGACGGTCCGACCGGATGTTGTGATCGACACGCAGAACGGTGTCCCGTTCTTTGCGCGCCTCATCGCCGCAGTTCCGGTGATCCTGCTTGTGCACCACTGCCACCGCGAGCAATGGCCCGTGGCGGGCAAATTACTGGGCAAACTGGGGTGGTGGATTGAATCGTGGCTCTCGCCGCGAGTGCATCAGGCAAGCCAGTACCTTACTGTTTCGCTCCCCTCGGCAGAGGAACTCGGCGGCCTCGGGGTCAGTCCTGACCGGATCGCCGTCGTTCGCGCAGGTGCGGATGCGATTCCCCCCAGTGTCCAGATAGGTTCCGTGCGGACACGCTCAGCTGAACCGCGGCTGTGCGTCCTGTCCAGGCTGGTGCCGCACAAGCAGATCGAGGACGCGCTGCATGCGGTGGCCCGTTTGCGGACAACACATCCCGACGTTCAGCTCGATGTGATCGGGGACGGATGGTGGATGCAGCCGCTGCGCGATTCAGTGCGCGAACTCGGAATCGAATCGTCAGTTACCTTCCACGGGCACGTCAGCGAGGCACGTAAGCATGAGCTGCTGTCGCGGAGCTGGGTACACGTGATGCCATCCCGCAAGGAGGGCTGGGGGCTTGCTGTAATCGAAGCCGCACAGCACGGCGTGCCGACAGTGGGGTACGCGACGTCGAAAGGCCTCACAGACTCGGTGATCGACGGGGTGACTGGTCATCTAGTGGCGACACCGGCGGAGCTGACCGAGGCCATCGAAAGCCTGTTCGTCGACGCTCCGCGGCGCCTGTTCATGGGTGAAAAAGCGAGGATCCGGGCCTCGGAGTTCTCCTGGGATCTGTGCGCAGACGGCGTGCTGACAGTGCTTGAGTCGGCGGCTGCCGGCAAGCCTATCGCGGGCATTGTCAACACCGCTCCCTCAGAGCTGGCTGACGCTGCCCGCTCCGCGTGA